One Curtobacterium sp. MCLR17_032 genomic window carries:
- a CDS encoding 5-oxoprolinase subunit PxpA produces MPTIDLNSDLGEGFGAWTAGDDRAVLDLVSSANIACGAHAGDPTIMLDTCRAAAERGVAIGAHVAYRDLAGFGRRPVHMTTDELYADVVHQIGALAAAAHVAGTRVTYVKPHGALYNTACADPVPAEAVVRAVADVDPSLAVLALPGSELLLAAERHGLRAVSESFADRAYERDGSLVSRSRPGSVLHDPDEVAARVLRMVTEGVATSVDGTDISVRADSVCVHGDSPDAVAMARAIRALLTEQGIGITAFAPASSTSSSSA; encoded by the coding sequence ATGCCCACGATCGACCTGAACAGCGACCTCGGCGAGGGCTTCGGCGCCTGGACCGCGGGCGACGACCGCGCCGTGCTCGACCTGGTGTCCAGCGCGAACATCGCGTGCGGGGCCCATGCCGGCGACCCGACGATCATGCTCGACACCTGTCGGGCCGCGGCCGAGCGGGGTGTCGCGATCGGGGCGCACGTCGCCTACCGCGACCTCGCCGGCTTCGGCCGCCGACCCGTGCACATGACCACGGACGAGCTGTACGCCGACGTCGTCCACCAGATCGGTGCCCTGGCCGCCGCCGCACACGTCGCCGGCACCCGGGTCACCTACGTCAAGCCGCACGGCGCCCTCTACAACACGGCCTGCGCCGACCCGGTACCGGCGGAGGCCGTCGTCCGTGCGGTGGCGGACGTCGACCCGTCGCTGGCGGTCCTGGCGCTGCCCGGGTCGGAGCTGCTCCTCGCGGCAGAGCGGCACGGGCTCCGAGCGGTGAGCGAGTCCTTCGCGGACCGCGCGTACGAGCGCGACGGCTCCCTGGTGTCGCGCAGCCGCCCGGGCTCGGTGCTGCACGACCCGGACGAGGTGGCGGCCCGGGTGCTCCGGATGGTGACCGAGGGCGTCGCCACCTCGGTCGACGGCACCGACATCAGCGTCCGCGCCGACTCGGTCTGTGTGCACGGCGACTCCCCCGACGCGGTCGCGATGGCCCGGGCGATCCGTGCGCTGCTGACCGAGCAGGGCATCGGCATCACGGCGTTCGCACCGGCGTCGTCAACGTCGTCGTCGTCGGCATGA
- a CDS encoding glycoside hydrolase family 16 protein, whose translation MQHDDQQQTDHPDDGAVGIDRRRLLTLGLGAAAALGAAGVAGLRPEAAHAATGPTLLAADEFDGPAGSAPNPDIWRYELGGGGWGNGELEVYTDSRRNSALDGDGNLVITARREADGSYTSARLTSQGTYSARYGRIEARIRIPRGQGIWPAFWMLGADLPQVGWPACGEIDVMENIGREPAAVHGTVHGPGYSGAEGISGTATLPSGAFADDFHVYGVDWRPGSISWTVDGATYRTVAPADLGGDRWVFDKPFFVVLNVAVGGGWPGSPDSSTQFPQQMTVDWLRVWQNA comes from the coding sequence GTGCAGCACGACGACCAGCAGCAGACCGACCACCCGGACGACGGGGCCGTCGGGATCGATCGTCGTCGCCTGCTGACGCTCGGACTCGGCGCCGCGGCTGCCCTCGGAGCAGCGGGCGTGGCGGGCCTCCGTCCCGAGGCGGCACACGCGGCGACCGGCCCCACGCTCCTGGCGGCCGACGAGTTCGACGGCCCGGCCGGCAGCGCCCCGAACCCCGACATCTGGCGGTACGAGCTGGGCGGTGGCGGTTGGGGCAACGGTGAGCTCGAGGTCTACACGGACTCGCGGCGGAACTCGGCCCTCGACGGCGACGGGAACCTCGTCATCACCGCGCGGCGCGAAGCCGACGGGTCGTACACGTCGGCGCGGCTCACCTCGCAGGGCACCTACTCCGCCCGGTACGGCCGGATCGAGGCCCGCATCCGGATCCCGCGCGGACAGGGGATCTGGCCGGCCTTCTGGATGCTCGGCGCGGACCTGCCGCAGGTCGGGTGGCCGGCGTGCGGCGAGATCGACGTGATGGAGAACATCGGCCGTGAGCCCGCCGCCGTGCACGGCACCGTCCACGGCCCCGGGTACTCGGGCGCGGAGGGCATCAGCGGGACCGCGACCCTGCCGAGCGGTGCCTTCGCCGACGACTTCCACGTGTACGGGGTGGACTGGCGGCCGGGGTCGATCAGCTGGACGGTCGACGGTGCGACCTACCGGACCGTCGCGCCGGCCGACCTGGGCGGCGACCGGTGGGTGTTCGACAAGCCGTTCTTCGTGGTCCTGAACGTGGCGGTCGGTGGGGGATGGCCGGGCTCCCCGGACTCGTCGACGCAGTTCCCCCAGCAGATGACCGTGGACTGGCTGCGGGTCTGGCAGAACGCCTGA
- a CDS encoding DUF2891 domain-containing protein — MSHSEPAPVGSPSAPDLERAAWAQGFAAVALDNVTREYPYAAHHTTSGPDDRALPVELHPAFATSYDWHSSVHMHWLATRLLAFGVPADLEARITSVLQAHLSTEHLATEAAYLRETPHYERPYGWAWLMRLAAEVSASEVQAIRALAPGFTPVVTVLEDLVTRWVDGAAHPVRHGVHSNSAFGLLLVLEGARSLGRSDLVATVGRAARSWFGDDAGWPFTWERSGHDFLSAGLAEADLMRAVLPAAEFGPWARAFFAEVAAGDTILTPTTVRDENDPQQVHLFGLDLSRAGSARRIADALRAADAEDTALADLLDGAADRLLASGLAASVGEEYYSTHWLASFAWDAMEAREHAAG, encoded by the coding sequence TTGTCGCATTCTGAGCCCGCCCCCGTCGGGTCGCCGTCCGCGCCGGACCTGGAACGTGCTGCCTGGGCGCAGGGCTTCGCGGCCGTCGCGCTCGACAACGTCACGCGCGAGTACCCGTACGCCGCGCACCACACCACCTCGGGTCCGGACGACCGCGCACTGCCGGTCGAGTTGCACCCCGCCTTCGCCACGTCCTACGACTGGCACTCGTCGGTGCACATGCACTGGCTCGCCACCCGCCTGCTGGCGTTCGGGGTGCCGGCCGACCTGGAGGCACGGATCACCTCGGTCCTGCAGGCCCACCTGTCGACGGAGCACCTGGCCACCGAGGCGGCGTACCTCCGCGAGACCCCGCACTACGAGCGCCCGTACGGATGGGCGTGGCTGATGCGTCTCGCCGCCGAGGTGTCCGCGTCCGAGGTCCAGGCGATCCGCGCACTCGCACCGGGCTTCACCCCGGTCGTCACCGTGCTCGAGGACCTCGTCACCCGCTGGGTCGACGGCGCCGCGCACCCGGTCCGGCACGGGGTGCACTCGAACTCTGCGTTCGGACTGCTGCTCGTGCTCGAGGGGGCCCGGTCACTCGGGCGGTCCGACCTCGTCGCCACGGTCGGACGGGCTGCGCGGTCGTGGTTCGGCGACGACGCCGGATGGCCCTTCACATGGGAGCGCAGCGGGCACGACTTCCTGTCCGCCGGGCTCGCCGAGGCCGACCTGATGCGCGCCGTGCTGCCCGCGGCCGAGTTCGGCCCCTGGGCGCGGGCGTTCTTCGCCGAGGTCGCCGCCGGGGACACGATCCTGACCCCGACGACGGTCCGCGACGAGAACGACCCGCAGCAGGTGCACCTCTTCGGGCTCGACCTGTCGCGGGCCGGTTCCGCACGGCGCATCGCGGACGCCCTGCGTGCTGCGGACGCCGAGGACACCGCGCTGGCGGACCTGCTCGACGGCGCGGCTGACCGACTGCTCGCCTCGGGGCTCGCGGCGAGTGTCGGCGAGGAGTACTACTCCACCCACTGGCTGGCGAGCTTCGCCTGGGACGCCATGGAGGCGCGCGAGCACGCCGCCGGCTGA
- a CDS encoding MFS transporter, with amino-acid sequence MATAMPGSRRTLRGNPIATLVAVCFGLFMVGLDATVVSIANPAIAADLGTTFTQLQWITNAYLLALAVFLILGGKLGDRFGRRRMYLIGVVAFALSSVAIGLVGTATGVIVFRAVQGLSAALLMPQTLALLRATFPKEKFGVAVGVWGGASSVAIAAGPIVAGVLVASLGWESVFFVNAPIAVIGLVFGGLVLAESTAPHRGRFDVPGVVLLALGLFGIVLAVVQSESWGWTSPLTLGVLLAGVALLVVFVLVELRVTDPLLPMSLFRSSSLSIGGLAVGANFFAMLGVTFFLSLYMLNLRGVTGLQAGLMQLPLSGVSIIASPIGAALVAKLGIRRTLTIGLLMVGVALFLLTGTTQDSPYIGMAIPFVVFALGAGFTMTAGAEAVVGGAPVQLAGVAGGFQATALQLGGALGTSVLSAVVSAGVLSGTAGLGVATAARQGLVQGIVPEGLGAAASAAARDAFLGGLHTAFVVAGVVAIVVAVLAAVFVRTRTTHAPAEVLEETVEASAGHA; translated from the coding sequence GTGGCCACAGCCATGCCCGGATCCCGCCGCACCCTGCGCGGCAACCCGATCGCCACCCTCGTCGCCGTGTGCTTCGGCCTGTTCATGGTCGGCCTCGACGCCACCGTGGTCTCGATCGCGAACCCCGCGATCGCCGCCGACCTCGGCACCACCTTCACGCAGCTGCAGTGGATCACCAACGCGTACCTGCTGGCCCTGGCCGTCTTCCTGATCCTCGGCGGCAAGCTCGGGGACCGCTTCGGCCGCCGCCGGATGTACCTCATCGGGGTCGTCGCGTTCGCGCTGTCCTCGGTCGCCATCGGCCTGGTCGGCACCGCGACCGGCGTGATCGTGTTCCGCGCCGTGCAGGGCCTCAGCGCCGCACTGCTCATGCCGCAGACCCTGGCGCTGCTCCGTGCGACCTTCCCGAAGGAGAAGTTCGGTGTCGCCGTCGGGGTCTGGGGTGGTGCGTCCTCGGTCGCGATCGCCGCCGGACCGATCGTCGCCGGCGTCCTCGTCGCGTCGCTCGGCTGGGAGTCCGTGTTCTTCGTGAACGCCCCGATCGCCGTCATCGGCCTGGTCTTCGGCGGCCTGGTCCTGGCTGAGTCCACCGCCCCGCACCGCGGACGCTTCGACGTCCCCGGCGTGGTGCTGCTCGCCCTCGGCCTGTTCGGCATCGTGCTCGCCGTCGTGCAGTCCGAGTCGTGGGGCTGGACGAGCCCGCTGACCCTCGGCGTCCTGCTCGCCGGGGTCGCGCTGCTCGTGGTGTTCGTCCTCGTCGAACTGCGCGTCACCGACCCGCTGCTGCCGATGTCGCTCTTCCGGTCGTCGTCGCTGTCGATCGGTGGGCTGGCCGTCGGGGCGAACTTCTTCGCGATGCTCGGTGTGACGTTCTTCCTCTCCCTCTACATGCTCAACCTCCGCGGGGTCACGGGGCTGCAGGCGGGGCTCATGCAGCTGCCGCTGAGCGGCGTCTCGATCATCGCGTCGCCGATCGGGGCCGCCCTGGTCGCCAAGCTCGGCATCCGCCGCACCCTGACCATCGGCCTGCTCATGGTCGGCGTCGCCCTGTTCCTGCTCACCGGCACCACCCAGGACTCGCCCTACATCGGCATGGCGATCCCGTTCGTCGTCTTCGCCCTGGGCGCGGGCTTCACGATGACCGCCGGGGCGGAGGCCGTCGTCGGCGGTGCCCCGGTCCAGCTCGCGGGTGTCGCCGGTGGGTTCCAGGCCACGGCCCTGCAGCTCGGCGGCGCGCTCGGCACGTCGGTGCTCTCCGCGGTCGTCAGCGCCGGGGTGCTCTCCGGCACGGCGGGCCTCGGGGTCGCCACGGCCGCGCGGCAGGGTCTGGTGCAGGGGATCGTGCCGGAGGGGCTCGGCGCAGCGGCGTCGGCTGCCGCCCGGGACGCCTTCCTCGGCGGCCTGCACACCGCGTTCGTCGTGGCCGGGGTCGTCGCGATCGTCGTCGCCGTCCTCGCCGCCGTCTTCGTCCGCACCCGGACCACGCACGCGCCGGCCGAGGTGCTCGAGGAGACCGTCGAGGCGTCGGCAGGGCACGCCTGA
- a CDS encoding biotin-dependent carboxyltransferase family protein: MSTLTVVQVGYGVTTQDLGRPGLSDMGLGAAGAADRGSAALANRMVGNRPDAAVLEALLGSVTLRTDAYTVAAVTGAPCPVTIERADGRAHGAAAYEVLLLEPGDTLRVGLAEERLRAYVAVRGGVGVDPVLGSRSWDSLAQLGPAPLTVGDVLPVGAGPGQGAGAEVMVGAWPVVDAVPPPLLPWPGDPVVLDVVPGPRDDWFTPDWRTTLTGQDFHVSPDSDRVGVRTTAAAPLVRAVTHELPSEGVETGSLQVPPAGFPVLFLADHPVTGGYPVVAVLTPESVDRAAQLRPGDTLRFRTAR, translated from the coding sequence GTGAGCACCTTGACCGTCGTGCAGGTCGGGTACGGCGTGACGACGCAGGACCTCGGCCGGCCCGGCCTCAGCGACATGGGGCTCGGTGCCGCGGGAGCTGCCGATCGGGGCTCGGCAGCACTGGCGAACCGGATGGTCGGCAACCGTCCGGACGCGGCCGTCCTGGAGGCCCTGCTCGGCTCCGTCACGCTCCGCACCGACGCGTACACGGTCGCCGCCGTCACCGGTGCACCGTGCCCGGTGACGATCGAACGGGCGGACGGGCGGGCGCACGGGGCGGCCGCCTACGAGGTACTGCTGCTCGAGCCGGGTGACACCCTCCGCGTCGGGCTGGCCGAGGAGCGGCTGCGTGCCTACGTCGCTGTCCGCGGGGGCGTCGGCGTCGACCCGGTGCTCGGCAGTCGGTCGTGGGACTCGCTCGCGCAGCTCGGTCCCGCGCCGCTGACCGTCGGGGACGTGCTGCCGGTCGGCGCCGGGCCCGGCCAGGGCGCCGGCGCTGAGGTCATGGTCGGGGCCTGGCCGGTCGTCGATGCCGTGCCACCGCCGCTGCTGCCGTGGCCCGGGGACCCGGTGGTGCTCGACGTGGTGCCCGGCCCCCGTGACGACTGGTTCACCCCGGACTGGCGGACGACCCTGACCGGCCAGGACTTCCACGTCAGCCCGGACAGCGACCGGGTCGGGGTCCGCACCACCGCGGCCGCTCCGTTGGTCCGAGCGGTCACCCACGAGCTCCCCAGCGAGGGCGTCGAGACCGGGTCGCTGCAGGTGCCGCCGGCCGGGTTCCCGGTGCTGTTCCTGGCGGACCACCCGGTCACCGGCGGCTACCCGGTCGTGGCCGTCCTGACGCCGGAGTCGGTCGACCGTGCCGCCCAGCTGCGCCCGGGTGACACGCTGCGCTTCCGCACCGCCCGCTGA
- a CDS encoding allophanate hydrolase subunit 1 — MSLDLRSAGTSAVLATFDSLAEVVAFRAGLAEPGLADAAPPGVTEVVSGARTLLFRFDPDVTDAGRVRSLLTEVRPSRPADDRHEREPVVVPVTYDGADLDAVGDLTGMSREDLVAWHTGQVWTSAFCGFAPGFSYLTGTAPSLDLPRRDTARTAVPSGAVALAGEFSAVYPRTSPGGWQLIGRTEVPMWSLDRTPPALAPAGVRLRFVDAGARS, encoded by the coding sequence ATGAGCCTGGACCTCCGCTCCGCCGGCACCTCGGCGGTGCTGGCGACGTTCGACTCCCTCGCCGAGGTCGTGGCGTTCCGCGCCGGACTGGCGGAACCCGGACTGGCCGACGCCGCTCCGCCGGGCGTGACCGAGGTCGTCTCCGGCGCTCGGACGCTGCTGTTCCGGTTCGATCCCGACGTGACCGACGCCGGACGGGTCCGCTCCCTGCTGACCGAGGTCCGGCCCTCCCGTCCGGCCGACGACCGCCACGAGCGGGAACCCGTCGTCGTCCCGGTCACCTACGACGGCGCGGACCTCGACGCCGTCGGCGACCTGACCGGCATGTCCCGCGAGGACCTCGTCGCCTGGCACACCGGCCAGGTGTGGACGAGCGCGTTCTGCGGCTTCGCCCCCGGCTTCAGCTACCTGACCGGCACGGCGCCGTCGCTCGACCTGCCCCGCCGCGACACCGCACGCACCGCGGTCCCGAGCGGCGCCGTCGCCCTGGCCGGCGAGTTCAGCGCCGTGTACCCGCGGACCTCCCCCGGCGGCTGGCAGCTCATCGGCCGGACCGAGGTGCCGATGTGGTCGCTCGACCGCACGCCGCCGGCCCTCGCCCCGGCCGGTGTCCGCCTGCGCTTCGTCGATGCCGGAGCGCGCTCGTGA
- a CDS encoding HupE/UreJ family protein: MPALPRIATRLVALLVLVGTVVVSLLTGASAASAHGFSSVVYADVSGKGTGVVQARLGLEYDLMLVSVGTSEHDDRLYRQGQAAWDDGDYPGMVRAAEAHHDSISKYLFDRFSVTSGGKECTGTLQDSLRVDVQDEVPYAEVVADFACPAPGRTDPGHVVESRLFPDSETFVKDTKTIVTYDVDAKQGTATLDASQPTFSTEQSAGQRFWEFFTLGAEHLLTGIDHILFLIALIAGSRRLREVVYTASAFTIAHSITFILAALGVVSPPSIVVEPLIALSIAAVAGWYLWRLATRRSRADELVLTAQGRFALDRSGWSRLAVVFAFGLIHGLGFAGALGIHEAFSWQLLVSLLIFNVGIEAVQLAIIVIVFPPLSLLRRKAHRASLWVTGVVTAGVFVMGMIWFVQRLVEG; this comes from the coding sequence TTGCCCGCCCTCCCCCGGATCGCCACCCGGCTCGTCGCCCTGCTGGTGCTCGTCGGCACCGTCGTCGTCAGCCTGCTGACGGGGGCGTCCGCGGCGAGCGCCCACGGCTTCAGCTCCGTCGTCTACGCGGACGTCAGCGGGAAGGGGACGGGCGTGGTGCAGGCCCGGCTGGGGCTGGAGTACGACCTGATGCTCGTGTCGGTGGGGACGAGCGAGCACGACGACCGGCTCTACCGGCAGGGCCAGGCGGCCTGGGACGACGGCGACTACCCGGGCATGGTGCGGGCTGCGGAAGCGCACCACGACTCCATCAGCAAGTACCTGTTCGACCGGTTCTCGGTGACCTCGGGCGGGAAGGAGTGCACCGGCACCCTGCAGGACTCCCTGCGGGTCGACGTGCAGGACGAGGTCCCCTACGCCGAGGTCGTCGCGGACTTCGCGTGCCCGGCGCCGGGGCGGACCGACCCCGGTCACGTGGTGGAGTCGCGGCTCTTCCCGGACAGCGAGACGTTCGTCAAGGACACGAAGACGATCGTCACCTACGACGTCGACGCGAAGCAGGGCACCGCGACGCTCGACGCGTCCCAGCCGACGTTCTCGACGGAGCAGTCGGCGGGGCAGCGGTTCTGGGAGTTCTTCACCCTGGGGGCGGAGCACCTGCTCACCGGGATCGACCACATCCTGTTCCTCATCGCGTTGATCGCCGGCTCCCGACGGCTGCGCGAGGTCGTGTACACGGCGTCGGCGTTCACGATCGCGCACTCGATCACGTTCATCCTGGCGGCGCTCGGGGTGGTCAGTCCGCCGTCGATCGTCGTCGAGCCGCTGATCGCCCTGTCCATCGCCGCGGTGGCCGGTTGGTACCTCTGGCGGCTGGCGACCCGGCGGTCGCGGGCGGACGAGCTGGTGCTGACCGCCCAGGGGCGGTTCGCGCTGGACCGGTCGGGGTGGTCGCGTCTGGCGGTGGTGTTCGCGTTCGGGCTCATCCACGGGCTCGGGTTCGCCGGGGCCCTCGGCATCCACGAGGCGTTCTCGTGGCAGCTGCTCGTGTCGCTGCTCATCTTCAACGTCGGCATCGAGGCCGTGCAGCTGGCGATCATCGTGATCGTGTTCCCGCCGCTGTCCCTGCTCCGCCGGAAGGCCCACCGGGCGTCGCTGTGGGTGACCGGCGTCGTCACGGCCGGGGTGTTCGTGATGGGGATGATCTGGTTCGTCCAGCGTCTGGTCGAGGGCTGA
- a CDS encoding GNAT family N-acetyltransferase, whose product MDELTIRTTTEGDWRRVRALRLAMLEDTPIAYGEHRADAERYDEAEWRSRGRRGQTPGSTSLVAIDAAGEWVGMMNGYVPDAATGPLLVGVYVAPGHRGRGAGVADALLDAVERWAAGHGTTLRLHVHEDNARALAFYERRGFVRTGHTEPYALDPTRSEIEMVEQLDGATPA is encoded by the coding sequence ATGGACGAGCTGACGATCCGGACCACGACCGAGGGTGACTGGCGGCGGGTCCGTGCCCTCCGCCTGGCGATGCTCGAGGACACCCCCATCGCCTACGGCGAGCACCGCGCGGACGCCGAGCGGTACGACGAGGCCGAGTGGCGCTCCCGCGGTCGTCGTGGCCAGACCCCGGGCAGCACCTCGCTCGTGGCGATCGACGCCGCGGGCGAGTGGGTCGGGATGATGAACGGCTACGTGCCCGACGCGGCGACCGGCCCGCTGCTGGTCGGCGTGTACGTCGCGCCGGGGCACCGCGGTCGGGGTGCGGGCGTGGCCGACGCGCTCCTGGACGCCGTGGAACGCTGGGCGGCCGGACACGGGACGACCCTGCGGCTGCACGTCCACGAGGACAACGCCCGCGCCCTGGCCTTCTACGAGCGCCGCGGCTTCGTCCGCACCGGCCACACCGAGCCCTACGCGCTCGACCCGACGCGGTCCGAGATCGAGATGGTCGAGCAGCTCGACGGGGCGACGCCGGCCTGA
- a CDS encoding Ig-like domain repeat protein, protein MSLLSGAPSRRRTTTLRLGGAVIGAALIAGACLVGTGSANAATATPTTNISAGGPIHILLGVGATESQRIASWYFPANVDQSVEIQKTDSMTGGVFTDAKKTIAATKSANTAADSSTVDSSTKAIPGITNEAGYVNAHAVIDGLEPNTTYTYHVGAADGSAWSTSYTFTTKSFSGDFDFLFFGDPQIGSSGFVDDDGAGWADTLKYATTKEKDAELLVSGGDQVENANNEYQWGAFADSSDVLKRYPWASTIGNHDVGGKSYEQHNQLPNSLKVPDFYPGGNTTTNSGGDYWYMYKGVLFIDINSNAYSGGSDAAHVNYVRDVITRHGDDAKWTALVYHHSIYSPADHANDKDNQQRRFDFTRAFSDMGVDLVLQGHDHSYSRSYAIKNGKKANPAEQPGADEVFAGPGGVIYLTANTASGSKYYDLTTPDATQGGYGADPLDPTGQRHFANSVENQEHVRTYVKVGVSNDNLAVTTVRAGDCTTLNSAVQHGKVDSCGVTLKPTASADPAPIGSTVDKFTLDAALPATTTTLTASAAKQVYNTAKPVTITATIGGGVGDKSGTVTFSEAGKQIGTAPVAKSTATFTLPKGLKVGKHSITATFTSDSAYSGTNSKTTRAVVVTVDKASSTSTITYSAPKAVVRVTSRGIVVNGEAKIYDGKKHIKTIKIERNTANTRFTLKKGTHQLKVVFSGNSIIAGSTSQTLTVRVR, encoded by the coding sequence ATGAGTCTCCTGTCCGGCGCCCCCTCCCGGCGCAGAACCACCACCCTCCGCCTCGGCGGGGCCGTCATCGGCGCCGCCCTCATCGCCGGCGCCTGCCTGGTCGGCACCGGCTCCGCGAACGCGGCGACCGCCACCCCGACGACGAACATCTCGGCCGGTGGCCCGATCCACATCCTGCTCGGCGTCGGCGCGACCGAGAGCCAGCGCATCGCCTCGTGGTACTTCCCCGCCAACGTCGACCAGTCGGTCGAGATCCAGAAGACCGACTCGATGACCGGCGGCGTCTTCACCGACGCGAAGAAGACCATCGCTGCGACGAAGAGCGCCAACACCGCTGCCGACTCCAGCACCGTCGACAGCAGCACCAAGGCGATCCCGGGCATCACGAACGAGGCCGGCTACGTCAACGCACACGCCGTCATCGACGGCCTCGAGCCGAACACCACGTACACGTACCACGTGGGTGCCGCGGACGGTTCGGCCTGGTCGACGTCGTACACCTTCACCACGAAGAGCTTCAGCGGCGACTTCGACTTCCTGTTCTTCGGTGACCCGCAGATCGGGTCGTCGGGCTTCGTCGACGACGACGGTGCCGGCTGGGCCGACACCCTGAAGTACGCCACCACGAAGGAGAAGGACGCCGAACTCCTGGTCTCCGGTGGCGACCAGGTCGAGAACGCCAACAACGAGTACCAGTGGGGTGCGTTCGCCGACAGCAGCGACGTCCTGAAGCGTTACCCGTGGGCCTCCACCATCGGCAACCACGACGTCGGCGGCAAGTCGTACGAGCAGCACAACCAGCTGCCGAACTCACTCAAGGTGCCGGACTTCTACCCGGGTGGCAACACCACCACGAACTCGGGTGGCGACTACTGGTACATGTACAAGGGCGTCCTGTTCATCGACATCAACTCGAACGCCTACTCGGGTGGTTCGGACGCAGCGCACGTCAACTACGTGCGTGACGTGATCACCCGCCACGGCGACGACGCGAAGTGGACCGCGCTGGTCTACCACCACTCGATCTACTCGCCGGCCGACCACGCGAACGACAAGGACAACCAGCAGCGCCGGTTCGACTTCACCCGCGCGTTCTCGGACATGGGCGTCGACCTCGTCCTGCAGGGTCACGACCACTCGTACTCGCGCAGCTACGCGATCAAGAACGGCAAGAAGGCCAACCCGGCCGAGCAGCCGGGCGCCGACGAGGTCTTCGCCGGCCCCGGTGGCGTCATCTACCTGACCGCCAACACCGCGTCGGGCTCGAAGTACTACGACCTGACCACGCCGGACGCGACGCAGGGCGGCTACGGAGCCGACCCGCTCGACCCGACCGGTCAGCGCCACTTCGCCAACTCGGTGGAGAACCAGGAGCACGTCCGCACCTACGTCAAGGTCGGCGTCTCGAACGACAACCTCGCCGTCACCACCGTCCGCGCCGGTGACTGCACCACGCTGAACTCGGCCGTCCAGCACGGCAAGGTCGACAGCTGCGGTGTCACCCTCAAGCCGACGGCCTCGGCCGACCCGGCGCCGATCGGCTCGACGGTCGACAAGTTCACCCTCGACGCCGCGCTGCCGGCGACCACCACCACGCTGACCGCCTCGGCGGCCAAGCAGGTCTACAACACCGCCAAGCCCGTCACGATCACCGCCACCATCGGCGGCGGCGTCGGCGACAAGAGCGGCACCGTCACCTTCTCGGAGGCGGGCAAGCAGATCGGCACCGCTCCGGTGGCGAAGAGCACGGCGACGTTCACCCTGCCGAAGGGCCTGAAGGTCGGCAAGCACAGCATCACGGCGACGTTCACGAGCGACTCGGCCTACTCCGGCACGAACTCGAAGACCACCCGTGCGGTCGTCGTCACGGTCGACAAGGCATCGTCCACGTCGACCATCACCTACTCCGCCCCGAAGGCCGTCGTGCGGGTCACCTCACGCGGCATCGTGGTGAACGGTGAGGCGAAGATCTACGACGGCAAGAAGCACATCAAGACGATCAAGATCGAGCGCAACACCGCCAACACGCGGTTCACGCTCAAGAAGGGGACGCACCAGCTGAAGGTCGTCTTCAGCGGCAACTCCATCATCGCCGGCAGCACCAGCCAGACCCTCACGGTCCGGGTGCGCTGA
- a CDS encoding antibiotic biosynthesis monooxygenase family protein produces MTMTVFLEVQIRDDVAADTVEAAIRETLAQTTARQGNESLEVLVDDDDPTRMVVLERWTTAEDHDAYVAWRATPEGAAEALGAVLAAPPVTKTFGRTISLA; encoded by the coding sequence ATGACGATGACCGTCTTCCTCGAGGTCCAGATCCGTGACGACGTCGCAGCCGACACGGTCGAGGCCGCGATCCGCGAGACCCTGGCCCAGACCACAGCCCGGCAGGGCAACGAGTCGCTCGAGGTCCTGGTCGACGACGATGACCCGACGCGCATGGTCGTGCTCGAGCGCTGGACCACCGCCGAGGACCACGACGCCTACGTCGCCTGGCGCGCCACCCCCGAGGGTGCCGCGGAAGCGCTCGGCGCGGTCCTCGCCGCCCCGCCCGTCACGAAGACCTTCGGCCGCACGATCTCCCTGGCCTAG